AGCTTCTTCAGAGACAGGGTACCGTAGATCCCGAGAGGCGCGATCGCGATGTTCCAGTCCCAGCCGAAATGGCATTGCGGCTTGCGCAGCATATTGCCGTTCGGGATCGGGGAATTCGCCGTCGAATAGGGAATGTAGAAGGGCTGGCGCGCCTGCCGCTCGGCCCCGGCCGTGATGCTCGAGTGGAAGACGATACGAACCGTGTTTTCGCCCGGCTGCAGCGCATGGCTGACATCGGGGCGGTAGCGGCGGAAGCAGTTGTCGGCCGAGAGGACCGGAAGGTCATTGACGAAGACGACAGCAACCGTGTCGAGATAGTCGATGTCCAGATACCAGGTGCCTGAAATATCGGGCACGACGACCCGCCGCTCGATCACCCAGTCGCGTTCGGCGACCCACTGCACAAGCTCCTCGTTGCGGCCGAGATAGGGATCCGGGATGCGGCCGGCGGCATGGAGAGCGGAATGTACATCGCCGGGCAAGGCGATCATCGCCTCATGCTCGCCATCGACGGAGGCGAGACGCCACTCCCCGTGAAGATTGATCACGCCACCGTCAGTATTCTGGTTCATCACATCAGTCCTGCAGAAGAAAAGGCGCCCCGGTCTGGGATCGGGGCGCGAGGGAGAACGTGTCAGATACGCTCTTCAGTCTGCGCATCGAAGAGCGAGGCGACTTCCATATCGAAGCCGAGGCGCACCTTGGCACCCGGCGCATAGCGACGCGTGCCGCCAATGCGCACGGACATGGAATGCCCGGCATGCTTCAGCCACAGAAGATTGTCGGCGCCCATCGGCTCCTCGATGTCGACCACCGCCTCGTGCAATTCGTCGATGCCGCTTTCTTCATCGACCTTGATATGCTCCGGACGGACGCCGAGCACGACCTTACGGCCACCGGCCAGCGGCTCCTCCGAGCGATATCCCTTCATCGAGAACAGCACGTCATGGGTGCGGAAGAAGATCTCTCCGCCTTCGTTGATCAGCTCGCCATGCAGGAAGTTCATCGAGGGTGACCCGATGAAACCGGCGACGAAGAGGTTCCGCGGCTGGTTGTAGATCGTGTTCGGGTCCGCAAGCTGCTGGATGACGCCGCTCTTCATGATCGCGATGCGGTCGGCCAGCGTCAGTGCCTCGATCTGGTCGTGGGTGACATAGATCATCGTGTTCTTCAGGTTCTGGTGCAGGCGCTTGATTTCAACCCGCAGCTCCGACCGGAGTTTCGCGTCGAGGTTGGACAAGGGCTCGTCGAACAGGAAGACATCGACGTCACGCACCAGGGCACGACCAATCGCCACGCGCTGCCGCTGACCGCCGGAGAGTGCCGAAGGCTTGCGGTCGAGCAGCGGCCCGATCTGCAGGATGTCGGCGGCACGCTGGACGCGCTTGTCGATTTCCGCCTTCGGCATCTTGGCGACCTGCAGGCCGAAGGAGAGGTTCTTCTCGACGGTCATCTGCGGATAGAGCGCATAGGACTGGAACACCATGCCGATGCCGCGATCCTTGGGTTCTTCCCAGGTGACGTTCTTTTCCTTGATGAAGATCTGACCGTCGGTCGGCTCCAGAAGACCGGCAATGCAGTTGAGCAGCGTGGACTTGCCGCAGCCGGAGGAGCCGAGGAGAACGATGAACTCGCCGTCGACGATGTCGAGATTGAGGTTTTCCAGCACCTTGACGGCGCCGAAGCTCAAAGAGAGGTCCTTGATCGATACACTGTGCGACATGAGCTTAACCCTTGACTGCGCCGGCGGCGATACCCCGGACGAAGAGACGTCCGGAAATGAAGTAGACGATGAGCGGCACGGCGCCGGTGAGCAACGTTGCGGCCATGTTGACGTTGTATTCCTTCACGCCCTGCACCGAATTGACGATGTTGTTGAGCTGGACGGTCATCGGGTAATATTCCGGTCGGGTGAAGACCACGCCGAACAGGAAGTCGTTCCAGATGCCGGTGATCTGCAGGATCATCGCGACCACGAAGATTGGCAGCGACATGGGCAGCATGATTCTGAGGTAAATCTGCCAGAACCCTGCCCCGTCGATGCGGGCGGCCTTGAACAGTTCTTCCGGCAGCGAGGTAAAGTAGTTGCGGAAGAGCAAAGTCAGGATCGGCATGCCGAAGATGGTGTGCACGAGGACGAGACCGGTCAGCGTGCCGTAGATCCCCATTTCCCGAAGCACGATAACAATCGGATAGATCATCACCTGATAGGGAATGAAGGCCCCGATGATCAGGATCGTGAAGAACAGTTCCGCCCCCTTGAAGCGCCAGTTGGCCAGCGCATAGCCGTTGACCGAGGCGATCAGGATCGAAATCAGCGTGGACGGCACTGTGATGCGAACCGAGTTCCAGAAGCCCCGCGAAAGGCCGTCGCAATTGAGGCCGGTGCAGGCGGTCGCCCAGGCCTTGACCCAGGGCTCGAAAGTGATCTCGACAGGCGGAGAGAAGATGTTGCCGAGGCGGACTTCCGGCATGCCCTTCAACGATGTGACGATCATCACGTAGAGCGGCACCAGATAGTAGATCGCAAAGAAGATCAGCGATCCGTACAGCATGATGTTGCGGGGCGAGAGAGCCCGTTTCGGCTTGGCGCCACGAGGCCCCGATCCGAGTTGACCGGAGACGGCATCGAAACCGGCGGCAGTGTTGTTGAGGGAACCGGGATTAGCCACGCTTCTTACCTCCGAATTCGAGATAGGCCCAGGGAATGATGATGATCGCGACCGTCAGCAGCATCATAGTCGATGCGGCGAAGCCTTGACCGAGGTTCTGCGCCTGGAACATGTAGTCGTAGACATATTTCGCCGGCACTTCGGAGGCGATGCCGGGGCCACCGCTGGTCTGCGCGACCACGAGATCGTAGAGGCGGACGATGCCAGACGTGATGATCACGAGCGTGGTGATGAAGACCGGGCGCATCATCGGAATGATGATGAAGAGATAGGTCTTCCACATCGGGATTCCGTCGACACGCGAGGCCTTCCAGATGTCCTCGTCGATGCCGCGAAGCCCTGCGAGCAGCAGGCACATCACAAGACCGGTCCCCTGCCAAAGGCCTGCAATCAGGATGCCGTAAATGACGATGTCGGAATCGTAGAGGGGATTGAAGGTGAAGGTCTCCCAGCCCAGCGACCGCACGATCGACTGCACCCCGAAATCCGGGTTCAGGATCCATTGCCAGACAAGGCCGGTGACGATGAAGGACAGGGCGAAGGGATAGAGGAAGATCGTCCGGAACGCATTCTCGAATCGGATCTTCTGGTCCATCAGGGCGGCGAGCAGGAAACCGATCACAATCGAGAAGATCAGCGACAGAAGGCCGTAGATCGCCAGGTTCTGGATCGACATGATCCAACGCGGCGCATCCCACAGACGCTCATACTGCTCCAAGCCGACAAAATTGGCGCGCGGCAAAAGCCTGGAATTGGTGAAGGAATAGACAATCGTCCAGATGGTTCCACCCAGGAAGATGACCAGTGCGGTCAGGACCATCGGGATGGATGCAATCTTTGCATTCAGATTGCGAAACAGTTTGTTGGGTCGACCTGCATGGGCTTGGCGTGCCATGGGTCCGTCTCCTCGTCCTGGACACGGGAGAGGTCACAACCGATCCGACTGTGCAAAGGCACAGACGAGATCGTTGAAACGCCCTGCGGCAATCCGCATTCCCGGTCGAAGTTGGCAAGTCACCGACCGGGGCTTGAGCCCCGGCCGGATTGTGTCAACCAGTCAGATCAGTCAGCAGATGCGACGATCTCGGCGAAGCGCTTCTGCGCGTCTTCGACGGTCATGGACGAATTGGCGAAGAACTCCGAGAAGAGGTCTTCCTTCTGCTTCTGGCTGTCTGCCGAAAGCAACTGGTCGGTACCCTGAATGACATTGCCCTTGGCGAGAATGTCGAGGCCCTTCTTCATGCAGTCGTTGGCGGCTGCGAGATCGACGTCACCGCGAACCGGCAGAGAACCCTTCTTCAGGTTGAACGCAACCTGCGTTGCGGGCGCAAGCAGGGTGGACGCAAGAACGTCCTGTGCAGCAGACTTTTCCTCGTCGTCGAGAACGGGGAAGTAGAATGCGTCACCACCGGTCGAGATGATCTCGTTCACGCCGAGGCCCGGCAGGCAGGTGTAGTCCTTGCCGGCGACCTGGCCAGCGAGTGCGAACTCACCCTGTGCCCAGTCACCCATGATCTGACCGCCGGCCTTGCCGGTGATGACCAGGTTGGTTGCCTGATTCCAGTCCTGGACGTTCGAGCCCTTGGACATCTTGCGGGCATCGTCGGCAGCCTTGAAGACCTTGGCGATCTCAGGTCCGGCTGCAACGTCTGCATCCTTGTCCTTGAACACCTTCTCGAAGGTCTCCTTGCCGGCAATGGCGACCATCAGAACGTCGAAGGCACCGGCCGTCTGCCAGGGCTGGCCGCCGACAGCGAGCGGAATGATACCCTTGGCTTCAAGCGCGGGTGCCGCTGCGACGAACTCGTCCCAATTCTTCGGCACAGCTACGCCGGCCTGCTCAAAGGCCGCGTTGGAAAGCCACAGCCACTGCCAGGAGTGGATGTTGACCGGGGCGCAATAGACCTTGCCGTCGATCGTGCAGCTTTCGAGCAGGCTTGCCGGCTTGATGATATCCTTCCAGCCTTCCTTCTCGGCAACCGCAGTCAGGTCCTTCATCAGACCCGCTTCGGCGAGTTCCTCGGCCTGACGGCCGTGGTTGAACTGTGTGGCAGCCATGGGATCACCACCGGTGATACGGCTGATCATGATCGGGCGGGCAGTGCCGCCGGATCCGGCGATCGCGCCATCGACCCACTTGTTGCCGGTGGCATCGAATGCCTTGGCGAGCTCGGCGACGGCTGCGGCTTCGCCGCCAGACGTCCACCAATGGGTCACTTCGAGATCGGTGGCATGAGCCGCTGCGAGCGGCATGACGACGGTTGCGGCCAAAGCTGCCGCGAAGCTACGGAAATTCATGAGTCTCCTCCCTCACTGAAACGTTGCCGGAAAAACTTATGTCAAAGATTTTTGGAGCGCAACCTATTCGATTGCAAATATTCTGTTGCAGCATCGATTCAGCGAAAACGTGCATCGCTCGAGCTGTGTTCAAATCGCTTTGGATGGCGCACGCATTGCGCAGCACCATCTTTTTTCTCGCTGAAATCACCATATTATAGCGCCGAAACAGGATTTTTGTGCTGCATATGCGAACTTGCCGAATTTTAGTGCTGTGAACAGACGGGAAAACTCGCTCCCTCGCCCGGAGGTTGTGCACCTTCGCAATGCAGCATGAGAAAGGGCTCGACAAACCACCTGTATCGTTTCAGATTTTCTCTTCCGAGCGCCGGGAGGGGGTGCCGGGCAAACTGTTTGCAGGCGAGTGAAAGCTCACTATAAGCGAGACTTTCTGATTGGCGGGAACACGATGGCAGATCAGCAGGGCAGCGGATTGATAGACCGTCCAGGGGCGAACAAGGAGCGACCGACGCTCAAGACGATCGCCTTCATGACCGGACTGGGCATTACGACAGTGTCGCGAGCCTTGAAGGACGCGCCCGACATCGGCGCCGAAACCAAGGAACGCGTGCGGATGGTCGCCCGCCAGTTGGGATACCAACCCAACCGCGCAGGCGTGCGCCTGCGCACCGGCAAGACCAATGTGATCGCGCTGGTCCTCGGGATCGACGAGGAAATCCTCGGCTTCGCCAACCAGATGGTCGTCGGCATTTCCGAAGTGCTTGCCGGCACGCCCTATCATATCGTCGTGACACCGCATGCCCATACCAAGGATCCGATGCTGCCCGTCCGTTACCTCCTGGAGACGGGATCGGCCGACGGCGTCATCATATCGCGCACAGAGCCCGATGACGCGCGGGTAAGCTTGCTCCTGGAGCAGAACATGCCCTTTGCCACCCATGGCCGCACCGACATGGGCATCCAGCACCCTTTCCATGACTTCGACAACGAGGCCTTTGCCTATGGTGCCGTGGAGCGGCTTGTGCAGCGCGGGCGAAAGCGCATTGCCCTCCTGCCGCCACCGACCAAGCTCACCTACTACAAACACACGTTTGATGGCTTCATGCGCGGCCTGAAGGCATTCGGGGCCGAAGAGGTTCCCCTGCACATCAATATCGACGCCACGCTCGACCAGATCCGGGCATCCGTACAGGAACTGATGAGTGGACCGGATGCGCCAGACGGCATGATTTCATCCTCGGGCAGCAGTGCAATTGCCGCCAATGCCGGCATCGAGGCCGCGGGCAAGCGCGTCGGACGCGAAGTCGATCTCGTCGCCAAACAAGGGACGCCAATTCTCAACTGGATTCGCCCGGAGATCATCTCGGTCTACGAAGATGTGCGCCAGTCCGGCCGTGAACTGGCCAAGGCTGTCATCGCCCGCATCGACGGCGTCGATCCGGAACTGCTGCAGAGTG
This DNA window, taken from Peteryoungia algae, encodes the following:
- a CDS encoding carbohydrate ABC transporter permease; protein product: MANPGSLNNTAAGFDAVSGQLGSGPRGAKPKRALSPRNIMLYGSLIFFAIYYLVPLYVMIVTSLKGMPEVRLGNIFSPPVEITFEPWVKAWATACTGLNCDGLSRGFWNSVRITVPSTLISILIASVNGYALANWRFKGAELFFTILIIGAFIPYQVMIYPIVIVLREMGIYGTLTGLVLVHTIFGMPILTLLFRNYFTSLPEELFKAARIDGAGFWQIYLRIMLPMSLPIFVVAMILQITGIWNDFLFGVVFTRPEYYPMTVQLNNIVNSVQGVKEYNVNMAATLLTGAVPLIVYFISGRLFVRGIAAGAVKG
- a CDS encoding carbohydrate ABC transporter permease — translated: MARQAHAGRPNKLFRNLNAKIASIPMVLTALVIFLGGTIWTIVYSFTNSRLLPRANFVGLEQYERLWDAPRWIMSIQNLAIYGLLSLIFSIVIGFLLAALMDQKIRFENAFRTIFLYPFALSFIVTGLVWQWILNPDFGVQSIVRSLGWETFTFNPLYDSDIVIYGILIAGLWQGTGLVMCLLLAGLRGIDEDIWKASRVDGIPMWKTYLFIIIPMMRPVFITTLVIITSGIVRLYDLVVAQTSGGPGIASEVPAKYVYDYMFQAQNLGQGFAASTMMLLTVAIIIIPWAYLEFGGKKRG
- a CDS encoding ABC transporter substrate-binding protein; amino-acid sequence: MNFRSFAAALAATVVMPLAAAHATDLEVTHWWTSGGEAAAVAELAKAFDATGNKWVDGAIAGSGGTARPIMISRITGGDPMAATQFNHGRQAEELAEAGLMKDLTAVAEKEGWKDIIKPASLLESCTIDGKVYCAPVNIHSWQWLWLSNAAFEQAGVAVPKNWDEFVAAAPALEAKGIIPLAVGGQPWQTAGAFDVLMVAIAGKETFEKVFKDKDADVAAGPEIAKVFKAADDARKMSKGSNVQDWNQATNLVITGKAGGQIMGDWAQGEFALAGQVAGKDYTCLPGLGVNEIISTGGDAFYFPVLDDEEKSAAQDVLASTLLAPATQVAFNLKKGSLPVRGDVDLAAANDCMKKGLDILAKGNVIQGTDQLLSADSQKQKEDLFSEFFANSSMTVEDAQKRFAEIVASAD
- a CDS encoding ABC transporter ATP-binding protein — translated: MSHSVSIKDLSLSFGAVKVLENLNLDIVDGEFIVLLGSSGCGKSTLLNCIAGLLEPTDGQIFIKEKNVTWEEPKDRGIGMVFQSYALYPQMTVEKNLSFGLQVAKMPKAEIDKRVQRAADILQIGPLLDRKPSALSGGQRQRVAIGRALVRDVDVFLFDEPLSNLDAKLRSELRVEIKRLHQNLKNTMIYVTHDQIEALTLADRIAIMKSGVIQQLADPNTIYNQPRNLFVAGFIGSPSMNFLHGELINEGGEIFFRTHDVLFSMKGYRSEEPLAGGRKVVLGVRPEHIKVDEESGIDELHEAVVDIEEPMGADNLLWLKHAGHSMSVRIGGTRRYAPGAKVRLGFDMEVASLFDAQTEERI
- a CDS encoding LacI family transcriptional regulator: MADQQGSGLIDRPGANKERPTLKTIAFMTGLGITTVSRALKDAPDIGAETKERVRMVARQLGYQPNRAGVRLRTGKTNVIALVLGIDEEILGFANQMVVGISEVLAGTPYHIVVTPHAHTKDPMLPVRYLLETGSADGVIISRTEPDDARVSLLLEQNMPFATHGRTDMGIQHPFHDFDNEAFAYGAVERLVQRGRKRIALLPPPTKLTYYKHTFDGFMRGLKAFGAEEVPLHINIDATLDQIRASVQELMSGPDAPDGMISSSGSSAIAANAGIEAAGKRVGREVDLVAKQGTPILNWIRPEIISVYEDVRQSGRELAKAVIARIDGVDPELLQSVSKPRWE